The DNA sequence GGCCATCACCATCAGTCGTCGCTAGCCAGCAGAGGACGCTCTTGGTAATGGAGGTTTTGATTTTTGGGGTTAGCGGCATGATTAGGATTTGCTTTAATTTTTAGGGATAAATACGTAATTTCAGAAATTAGAATCTAGAAAAGATTAAGCATATGAGAATTATTGGATATCGCGATTCTTTTGCCTTAGAATGGGAAATTATCAGAAACGTTGTTGTTCGGAATGACCATTTTACAGATGACCGTGGACTTCCTGACATTATGCACTATCACAAAAATGGTTGTTTTGAACTCGGTTTCGATCCAGTTGGTGTTTTTCCGAAAAGCCATGCAATAATAATTCAGAAATAAAAGGCAAGAAAATTAAAAGGCTAGCTTTGGAGGATTAGAATGGTTAGACAATCTCATTATATACGAACAAATGGAGAATCAAATTCTTGGTGAGCCAATACAAGAAAAAAGTAATGCTCAATCAAAGAACTTGAAACGTCCAGAAAAAGGTCTAAAATTGATGGTTATAAGCAAAGATTTTCCAGAAAAAGCGATGTTGAATTAGATCAAATACTTAATAATCATTCCTTGGTAGAAGAGGCTAAAATTGCAGCTAAATTGGAGGAGAGATCATTTGCCCCCCCTACCAATAATCCCCACAAATAAAATGCGGAGCAACGTCCAACACAACGTGCTTCAGACTGCCCCAAATGCCGCTGGGGTGACCGTAATTGTAAGTGCCCATTTTTGGGGCCTCCACCAGATAATCGCCGTTGGGCTGCATGATCGCCTCATACGAACCACCTTTACCAGTGGGCGATAAGAATTTTAGGTTTGGATTCATAGCATCCGCTATGGGTGCGCCTGCCAGATTGGGATAGGGCAAGTTGGGCAAACTTACCGGAGTCTCATCTGGTTGGTGAAAAATATTTTTACTCGCGGGCTGCAACTCCCATCTCCGGCCATTACTATCCTGGTAGGTCGTTCCCACGACTTGTACCAACTGGCCCATAGGGAGCAGGTTGTGCTGGTTGCGATTTAGATGCCAGTCGGAATAGCCAGCCCACCAAAGAGTGACCATTAATAATACAACAACAATTAGTCCTATCATCTTCATGAGGATTTGGTTTGCTGGTTTGTTGGAAAAGTGTAAATCTGGAAGGGTGTAAACGTAGGGTATTCAATCTGGCGTAAAAGTTACGGCTTTGAAAAAGCGTGACAACGAAATTATCATTTTTGCTTCCAAACTTCTCATTCCCTGGCAAACTTACGATCTTAGCCGCTCACAATCATCAGAAAGCATTGACCACTATGCAGGAAGCGGCCATCCCCCACCCTTTTATTGTCATTGAAGGTAATATTGGCGCGGGTAAAACCACCCTTTCCACTATGTTGTCACAAGACTTCAACCGGAGGCTGATCCTCGAAGAATTCGCGGACAATCCCTTTCTGCCCTTCTTCTATGAAAATGCGGAACGCTACGCTTTTCCGGTCGAGCTGTTTTTTATGACCGAACGGCATAAGCAATTACAGGAAGAACTGAGCCAACCTCAATTGTTCGATAAAGGGATCATTTCCGATTATATCTTTATAAAAACCCTCCTTTTTGCTCGAAACACCCTCAAAAGTGAAGAATTCCGCCTCTTTCAGCGGCTGTTCAATATTTTGAGTACTAATTTCCCAAAACCAGACTTACTGCTGTATTTGCACCAGCCCGTGGAGAAATTAATGGACAATATCAAAAAGCGCGGGCGGGATTACGAGCAACAAATGGACCCCAATTACCTGCTACGCATCCAACAGGCTTATTTCGATTATTTTCGCACCGTCAAAGACATCCCAATTGTCATCCTGGATGTTCAATCTATAGACTTTGTGCAAAATCCTGAGCATTACCAGTCGATCGTACAATTACTACAACAATCCTTCCCTACGGGCATGCACCAACTCCAGGCCGAGGATTTGATACCCAAAAAACTGAGCTAGGCTCCAAGCTATGAAAATCAACATCCCCGAAAGTCCCCAGAAACGCGTCGTCATCATTGGAGGTGGTTTTGCCGGACTGGCCGCCGCCCGCCAACTCGCGAAAGCTAATTACCAGGTGGTACTTTTGGATAAAAACAACTACCACCAATTTCAACCTTTGTTTTACCAAGTCGCTATGGCTGGGCTAGAACCCAGCTCTATCGCTTTCCCCTTTCGTAAGCTCTTTCGCAAACACAACAATGTCTTCATCCGGGTAACCGAAGTGCTCTCCATCGAGCCGGAAAACAACCGGGTCATCACTTCTCTGGGGCACTGCAATTACGACCACCTGCTGATAGGTATTGGTGCCGATACCAACTATTACGGCAACGAAGAAGTAGAACGCAACACCTTGTCTATGAAATCCGTAAGTGAGGCACTTTACTTACGTAACTCCATTTTATCGGATTACGAAAAAGCACTCACCACCACCGATTACGATGAGCGCCAGGGCTATATTGATATTGTCATTGTGGGTGGTGGGCCTACAGGTGTAGAACTGGCAGGAGCACTGGCCGAGATGAAGAAGTACATCATGCCTAAGGATTACCCCGAGCTAAACTGCAATGAGATCGACATCTACCTCATCCAAAGTGCGCCACAACTCTTGAAGGGCATGTCGGAAGAATCCTCCGAAAAGTCGCTGGCCTACCTCAAAGACCTGGGCGTAGAAGTACGCCTCGATACCCGCGTCAATAACTACGACGGCGAGTATGCCTACCTGAGCGATGGCGAAAAAATCCGCAGCAACAAGGTCATCTGGGCCGCTGGCATCCAGGGCAACACCATCCCGGGCATTCCCGAAAGTGCCCTCACCTACGGTCGCCGCCTCGCCGTCGACCGCTTTTCCAAAGTCAAAGATACCTCCAATATTTACGCCATTGGCGATATCGCCTACATGGAGGAGGAAGCGTTTCCCCAAGGCCATCCACAAGTAGCTCAAGTAGCTATCCAACAAGGCGTCAATCTGGCCAAAAACCTCCAACGCCAGCTCAAAGGCCAGGAATGGGAACCTTTCACTTACAACGACAAGGGCTCCATGGCTACCGTCGGTCGCAATCGCGCCGTCGTGGATCTCCCAAAACTCAGTTTCCAGGGGTTTCCTGCCTGGGCCGTTTGGCTTCTGGTCCACTTGTTTGCTATTCTGGGCACCAAAAACAAGGTATTCGTCTTCCTCAACTGGGTCTGGAATTACCTTACTTATGACCAAGGGCTGAGGTTGATTATTAGGGCTAAGGCGAGGGAGAAGTAGAGAAGTCGGGATTTTCAAAGTCGGAAATCGGAAGTGGGAAGTCGGAAGTATTTGATAGCTGCCAGGGGGCCTGTGTTCCTCCTTATCTTCGTGTATCTCTTTAATTCCGACTTCCGCGTTCCCACTTCCGACTTCCCCTAAAGTTTCTTCGTCGACTGCCAATTCATCAGCAACCATTTTCCACGCTTTTTGCGGTACACCGAGGTATAGTACAAGCTAATATCAAAGGGCTCCCCCTGGTACGCTCCCGCAACCTTTACCAAGCCATACACTACAGCTGTTTTGCCGTAAAGGCGGATACGGTGATCCGTAGCTGTCATTTGCTGGTAGACAATCTTTCCGCCGTTGACGCTGGTGATAAAATCCTGCTTATTTTCTACCAGGCCGTTGGAATGCAAATAGTAAAGATCATCATCCAATAAGGTCTGTAAGGCCAGACCATCTTTTGCTACCTGGGCCTTGAACCGGACTGCTTCCGCCGCGAAAACCGCCTGCTCTTGTGCTAGTAAAGTCCCTAAAGGCGCTAAAAGCACGATCAATAAGGTAAGACATCTAGAAAAATCAACTTGCTTCATCATCTTATTATTAAAACTATGTGTCTATGTGATAAAAAAACACCTCCCTCTGCGAAGTCCCTCTTGAATTCCCTTATAATCCCTCGTATGGTTCTAACAAATCCTTATGTGCCTAATGTGGTTCAAAATAAAAACATCCCATAAGCCAGCCGGAAAGATACCGATTTCTCGGAAAATCCTATCTTAAGCCACGGTTTACAAAACGACTACCTTTACAAACGAAAATCAACATGCAAGACAAGGCCATCAAACTATCGCTGTTCATCAATTATTTTGTTTTTGCCATCCTGCTCAACAGTGTCGGCATCGTCATTCTCAAATCCCAAAACGTCTATGGCGTAGACGAAGTAGCGGCCAGTACCCTAGAGCTCTTCAAAGACCTTCCCATCGCTATAGTCTCCTTCCTTGTGGCTTCCTTCCTCCCTCGTATTGGCTACAAAAAGGCCATGCTTGCCGCTCTTTTCATCGTCACCGTAGCTTGTATCAGTATGTATTTTGGCAATTCCTTCTGGTCGGCCAAGATGCTCTTTGCCTCTGTAGGGGTATCTTTTGCGCTGATCAAGGTATCCGTCTATTCCGTCATTGGTCTTGTCACCGATGGTGAAAAAGCCCACAACAGCCTGATGAGCAATATTGAAGGGGTCTTCATGTTTGGTATTGCCTTGGCCTATTTCCTCTTTCCAGCTTTCAACACGGAAGGTCAGCCCAATGCCTGGCTCAATGTTTATTGGCTATTGGCTGGACTGTCCATCCTCTCTTTCCTCTTTTTGTACTTCGCAAAATTTGAGGAAAATTATGAAATACCTGGCTCCGATCTTAAAGAAGACTTCATGGCCATGATCAGCCTGATCAGCCGCTTGCTCGTCATCGTTTTTGTCATCAGTGCCTTCCTTTTTGTTATGATTGAGCAGGGTATCATGACCTGGCTCCCTACGTTCAACAATCGGGTACTCGAACTCCCCGAAAACCTCGCTATCATTATGGCCAGTATCCTTGCTATTTCCCTAGGCATTGGCCGTATCATGGCAGGTGTACTCACCCAACGCGTTTCCTGGATCATCGTTCTTAGCGGTTGTCTCATTGGTGCGATGGCCATGGTCTATTTTGTCCTGCCCAGAGCCGTAAGTGCAGATATCGGTATCGTCCAAACCCTGGCCGATATTCCCCCCATCGGTTATGCTTTTCCTTTGGTAGGCTTGTTCATCGCACCTATCTACCCTCTACTCAACTCTGTAGTACTGAGCGCCTTGCCCAAAAAACTGCACAGTCCCATGTCCGGCCTCATCATCATCTTCTCGGCCATTGGCGGCACGCTGGGCTCCCGCCTCATTGGCATCCTTTTCAAAGAAGTGGGGGCAGAGACAGCCTTTAGCTACACCCTCATCCCTATGGCCATCTTGTTTCTTATGCTATTTATTTTGAAAAACCTTACTGACAAAGAGAAGGCTGCTCAAGGGGTGTAAAATCATTTAGGGACGTAGTGGCGGTCCGCCTTACGTCCCTAAATAACCACACGCTTCACACTACCATCCTGATGACGTAAAAAGTAAACCCCCACTGGCAAGCCCGCCAGATTAATCGTGGTAGAAGTCCATCCAGGACTGGCACTCAACTGAAACTGGCGCACCCGCTGCCCTGTTGCAGAGAGCAATTCCAGCGTACTAGTAAAGTCCTCCACCTGTAACCAACTCACTTTTAGCTGACCATCAGCGCCTACCGGATTAGGGTACACCTGCCAATCTACAGACAGATCAAGCAGGTTTACCTCCCTTACTTCGCTGTAAGTAAAGCTCCCGTCAAGATCTTCCTGCCGCAAGCGATAATAGCTGGTTCCAGGCAGAGGATACGTATCAAAATGGAAATATGATTGTAATTGGTTATGGTCCCCACTACTCGCCACAAAAGCCAATTCGTGAAAATCTCGACCATCACCGGAGCGCTCAATATAAAAGCCCCTATTACTATATTCTTGTTCCGTGGTCCAATCCAGACGAACCTCCTTTCCTACCGCTTTTGCGGTGAAAGCGCCCCACTCTACGGGTAATACCGACAGGCTTTTTACTGCTTCCAATCGAAAATCATCCAAGGCCACAAACTCGGCCCATTGGCCACCATCATGGTAACCAAAGCGGATTTGAAAATTGGCATTAGCGTACAAGCTGAGATCCCCTTGGTAATGAGTAAGACAAGACACTTCCCAAGCACTACTTGGTAAGCACCCGCTGGTGGTCGCATCATTTAGAACATTGACCCAACTCGTCCCATCGTAAACATCAATGGTAAAGGCTGAATAAGCATTGGAGTAGTAGGCATTGAAATTGTACACCAAAGCCAGCTCAACCGACTCATAATTCGCAAAATCGTAAACGTTAGAATACAAATAAGCTACGCCCGTGTTTTCCTGATAAGGGCCCAGTACATCATCATCAAAATAGAGCATACAACTCCCATTGATGGTATTGGGAATCCCTCCAAAGTTGGATGTCTCACGCGTAGTATCACCCGTCAACCATTGAGCACCAGATGCGTATTCGCTCAGGCATTGCCAGCCTACAGGCAGGCTGCAATCATCAAAATTTTCTTCTACAACGATCCGGCACGCTGGTGCTGGCGGTCGGTAGGAAGTAACCTGACCACAGGATACATAACCATTGCTATTAGGAACCACTTTTACGGTTACACTCGGTGCTGTGGTCACGGGCAAATTGGGGATAACTATCTCCTGCGGGCTCATTCCATAATCCTGTGGAAAAGCCTGTTCTCCTACCAAAACGGTGAACCCCTCTTCAGCAATCGTCTCAAAACTGACCTTCAAATTTAGGGTATAGGTGTTGTTACTCAGCTCACAATGCGTCGTTCGGCATTCTTCCAAGGTTATTTTAGAACTGTCCTCCGTACCAAAATCTATCAGCACGGGAGAACTCATCATCTCATCATTACAAGTATGTATTACGCGCGCACGGTAAACGGTACAAAGGTCTATTTCTTCGGTAAGCGAAAGCGCCGGTTCACCACAGGCAAAGGTATCCGTCTTGCCAGAGGTCATATTGGTGAGCAACACTTCCCAATTTGCCCCTCCACTAGGTGACCACTCAAGGTGGAGGGCTGGCTCCGAAGCATCAATCGTAGCCACCAAATCATCAACGGGCTGGCAAACTGTCGAACAAGCGGAAAGGCAATCATTATTAGCAAGATAATTATCTACAATACTCGCAGCATTGATTTCACAAAAAGCCCAATCTCCCCGCGACCATTCCGTAGCCAGGTTCACCGTAGGATCCATAATATAGGGTGGACGATTTGTTGTATAACATTCGATTTGCGCACCGGTATAATTGTGGCTACAGCCAAAATTGTGTCCTATCTCATGGGCGGTCATCACTCTCAGGTAACCTGCACTACCTGTAAAGTCCTCCAAAATGTGATAACCATTTTCACTACAAAAAGTCCCCACGTAAGCCAGCCCAATCACACTGCCACTACCTGAGCTCTGATAGTTGCGCCGCGACCAAAATTGCCCCAAGTCATGCTCCTCCTGAAAACCACCCGCCAGGCTCCACGCTTTGAAACTCTCTAGTAGCGGCAGGGCTTCTTCTCCACTGTACCAGGGGTCACTCTCTGTCACCAGCGGCATCACCAATTCTGAAATACGGAGGTAAACACCCTGGGAAAAATCATCGTCAAAATTGCCATTGACATTGTTCAGCACTCCTTCCAGTTGGGCCAATACCGCCCCGACAGAACCATAATGCGCTAGCATTGAATAATCTGCAGCAATGGCCAAGTCTACCTCCACACATCCGCCCCTGGCGCCACCGGCCACTTCATTACCTAGGCGAGCAGTTTCTGTTTGACCACACCGCAGATCGGTTTGTGGCAGTACATCCATTGTCCTGTAAATCAGGTAAGTCGTTGACTCGGCATTTGCTACAAAACGCTTAAGCGGCTCTATGTACCATAGTTCCTCTCCCAGATCAACATATCCATAAATAAAATCATCGTTAATGGTCAGGCGAATATCTCTGCTCCCCTCGACGCCCCGAAAAGTAGTTACACGATTATCGGGCAGTCGTTCCTGCCGTCTT is a window from the Lewinella sp. LCG006 genome containing:
- a CDS encoding deoxynucleoside kinase, with the translated sequence MTTKLSFLLPNFSFPGKLTILAAHNHQKALTTMQEAAIPHPFIVIEGNIGAGKTTLSTMLSQDFNRRLILEEFADNPFLPFFYENAERYAFPVELFFMTERHKQLQEELSQPQLFDKGIISDYIFIKTLLFARNTLKSEEFRLFQRLFNILSTNFPKPDLLLYLHQPVEKLMDNIKKRGRDYEQQMDPNYLLRIQQAYFDYFRTVKDIPIVILDVQSIDFVQNPEHYQSIVQLLQQSFPTGMHQLQAEDLIPKKLS
- a CDS encoding NAD(P)/FAD-dependent oxidoreductase; this encodes MKINIPESPQKRVVIIGGGFAGLAAARQLAKANYQVVLLDKNNYHQFQPLFYQVAMAGLEPSSIAFPFRKLFRKHNNVFIRVTEVLSIEPENNRVITSLGHCNYDHLLIGIGADTNYYGNEEVERNTLSMKSVSEALYLRNSILSDYEKALTTTDYDERQGYIDIVIVGGGPTGVELAGALAEMKKYIMPKDYPELNCNEIDIYLIQSAPQLLKGMSEESSEKSLAYLKDLGVEVRLDTRVNNYDGEYAYLSDGEKIRSNKVIWAAGIQGNTIPGIPESALTYGRRLAVDRFSKVKDTSNIYAIGDIAYMEEEAFPQGHPQVAQVAIQQGVNLAKNLQRQLKGQEWEPFTYNDKGSMATVGRNRAVVDLPKLSFQGFPAWAVWLLVHLFAILGTKNKVFVFLNWVWNYLTYDQGLRLIIRAKAREK
- a CDS encoding nuclear transport factor 2 family protein, with the translated sequence MMKQVDFSRCLTLLIVLLAPLGTLLAQEQAVFAAEAVRFKAQVAKDGLALQTLLDDDLYYLHSNGLVENKQDFITSVNGGKIVYQQMTATDHRIRLYGKTAVVYGLVKVAGAYQGEPFDISLYYTSVYRKKRGKWLLMNWQSTKKL
- a CDS encoding sugar MFS transporter translates to MQDKAIKLSLFINYFVFAILLNSVGIVILKSQNVYGVDEVAASTLELFKDLPIAIVSFLVASFLPRIGYKKAMLAALFIVTVACISMYFGNSFWSAKMLFASVGVSFALIKVSVYSVIGLVTDGEKAHNSLMSNIEGVFMFGIALAYFLFPAFNTEGQPNAWLNVYWLLAGLSILSFLFLYFAKFEENYEIPGSDLKEDFMAMISLISRLLVIVFVISAFLFVMIEQGIMTWLPTFNNRVLELPENLAIIMASILAISLGIGRIMAGVLTQRVSWIIVLSGCLIGAMAMVYFVLPRAVSADIGIVQTLADIPPIGYAFPLVGLFIAPIYPLLNSVVLSALPKKLHSPMSGLIIIFSAIGGTLGSRLIGILFKEVGAETAFSYTLIPMAILFLMLFILKNLTDKEKAAQGV
- a CDS encoding zinc-dependent metalloprotease gives rise to the protein MRSLTCANKLVLLLLFVAPSLLLGQNWERFSGTTVVLETTELNKYFSNYHLVQLPAEEINNYVQRAGNDIQMDWFFPNGMNWSLRLVPAPVRTPSFSLALLTPGGRRQERLPDNRVTTFRGVEGSRDIRLTINDDFIYGYVDLGEELWYIEPLKRFVANAESTTYLIYRTMDVLPQTDLRCGQTETARLGNEVAGGARGGCVEVDLAIAADYSMLAHYGSVGAVLAQLEGVLNNVNGNFDDDFSQGVYLRISELVMPLVTESDPWYSGEEALPLLESFKAWSLAGGFQEEHDLGQFWSRRNYQSSGSGSVIGLAYVGTFCSENGYHILEDFTGSAGYLRVMTAHEIGHNFGCSHNYTGAQIECYTTNRPPYIMDPTVNLATEWSRGDWAFCEINAASIVDNYLANNDCLSACSTVCQPVDDLVATIDASEPALHLEWSPSGGANWEVLLTNMTSGKTDTFACGEPALSLTEEIDLCTVYRARVIHTCNDEMMSSPVLIDFGTEDSSKITLEECRTTHCELSNNTYTLNLKVSFETIAEEGFTVLVGEQAFPQDYGMSPQEIVIPNLPVTTAPSVTVKVVPNSNGYVSCGQVTSYRPPAPACRIVVEENFDDCSLPVGWQCLSEYASGAQWLTGDTTRETSNFGGIPNTINGSCMLYFDDDVLGPYQENTGVAYLYSNVYDFANYESVELALVYNFNAYYSNAYSAFTIDVYDGTSWVNVLNDATTSGCLPSSAWEVSCLTHYQGDLSLYANANFQIRFGYHDGGQWAEFVALDDFRLEAVKSLSVLPVEWGAFTAKAVGKEVRLDWTTEQEYSNRGFYIERSGDGRDFHELAFVASSGDHNQLQSYFHFDTYPLPGTSYYRLRQEDLDGSFTYSEVREVNLLDLSVDWQVYPNPVGADGQLKVSWLQVEDFTSTLELLSATGQRVRQFQLSASPGWTSTTINLAGLPVGVYFLRHQDGSVKRVVI